The Anguilla rostrata isolate EN2019 chromosome 1, ASM1855537v3, whole genome shotgun sequence nucleotide sequence AGCAGGGCTGAGCTGAACTGGTTTCAGTTGGTGAGGTTGGCAAGGAGTGATGACTCGAGTTGTGAGAAGTGGTTTTTGATTCTGACTCCTACACCCTGAGGAAGGACTGGAGTTGCACTGTGTGTGGACtgcatgagtgcatgcatgttctCGGATTGTGGAATCAAGACCTTGTGTCACGACTCTACATACACAGTGAGAAGTTCTTtgctgtaggtttttttttaaatcagttattAGGTTAATTGAACTGTAGCTGTGGACAGTCACTCCAATGCAGTGAGGTGGTCCTGGACCCTTCCTTGCTCAGTCCCAGTCGGTGGCTGACGTCATTTCCCACTGTTCCTCCTCATTCTCTCGTACCCAGAGCCTGAAGCAGCGGCTGGGGAAGAGCAATATCCAGGCCCGGCTGGGCAGGCCCGTGGGGGCCCTGAGGGGCGGAGCTGTCGGCCGGGGGTTCCCTATGGGAGGACTGCGAGGGACGACTCGGGGGGGCATTAGAGGGCGAGGTGGTACCATGAGAGGAGCAATGTCTCTCAGAGGTGAGGTTGGTTTTGTTGTTGGTGGAGCTTGCTGCTTGACCGACATTTGCCATTAACCTTTGCTGCTGTACAGTGCTTTCAATGCACTAAACAGGACTGGAGTAGTTTTCAGTatgagcaaaataaaatgcttttaatttgtttcaaaaacaacacaattcatttatgtattttcacaCCATGAACAGCAACAGTTTTTTACCAACAGTCAGTCCTTGAGAGAAACCCCCGACACTGGCTTTGGTCTCCATGGCTCCttcacatttcacagaaatgcagtTGTCATTTCAGGCTTGTCaattacagaaaaacaggacCAGTTTCTCTGCTCCTAACACCTCAAACTGCTCTAGAAGCAGCCAGAGTAGTTAAACTAGCCCCTCACATATACTGAGAGAGCCATCAGGTTTTGGGTTTGAATCTTACAGTTTCAGTGTATTTGACCTATTGTAATTTGGTAACTGGGAATGCAGTTTATGCAAATTTAGTCAATGGTCCTGGTTGGGATTAACTGTCTACCAGTGTTATCTAGAGGCACAAGCTGCCACGTATTCCGTGGGAGTCACTCAGCAGCTCCTGCTGAGCTCCTGGGCTTGGGCTTGAGGtgccctgtctgtgctgcagatggttacatgacatttacattacagtcacttgGTAATGACACTAAACCACTTAGTGCCTGAAATACCTAATGTGGAGGCGCATCCTGCCTGATGTGTCCCTCCTTGCAGGCATGGGGCAGATGCGTGGACGGGGAGGCCCCACCCTGCTGGCCGTGCGTCGGGGGTTGAGGCATCGAGGGGGCTTTGTGGGCCGTGGAGGGGCACTGATTGTCCGAGGGACCCGAGGAGGATTTGGAGGGAAAGGTGAAGATGATGCGATCGTGCTCATTTAACTGCTTGGCAGACTCCTTATCTGGGGTGACTTGTATTGTCTTTCCTTTCTGCTTTCATTACAGCTGTACATTTTCACTGCTGGTgaacgtgtgtctgtgtgcgtttcgCTTTTTTCAGGTGTGCGGGGCCGTGGCAGCTTCGGGGGCTGGGAccgtgggcgtggccagggcaGAGGGGTGGGACGTCCCGTGGTCACCCGGGAGCAGCTGGATAACCAGCTGGACGCCTACATGTCAAAGACCAAAGGGCACCTAGATGCAGAGCTGGATGCATACATGGCCCAAACTGACCTGGAAGGCTTGGAGTAGGCTGCTGCCAATGCCAGCCCTGAGACTCGCTGCACTACACGCACAGTCCAACTGAATTTGTGTTCATGGCAAGATTTACCAAGCCACCTTTGGCACAGTCACCGGTTTACCACACAGGAGCATGGAACAAAAATACTCAAACCCCAGCAAAGACCCTCGTACCCTCTCTGCAATCTCCAGTTGACCCCAACTCCGACCAAAGCTTTAACTGACACCGTTGGTGTCTGTTGTAGACTTGTAATTTACCGTAGGCTTACGCACACTGACCAAATGCAGTTGTACATTTCAGGGATAGTTTCTACCTAAATTTGCTGCAGGTgggaaggagaaagggggagacCATGCTCATATCATGTCAGCGATTCTTACTGGAATCTGGGACTAGGATGGAATGGGTTGTTAACAGGCCAACAGGTACAGATTTATGAAGGGTGGCTGTTGCTGTGCAACACTGGTTCAGATGCTAAGTTGGACCTTCAAAGGTCATTTGAACTTCCATGGTCATGTGAACTGAAGTTACTTTTTCTCTCAAACGGATGAGCCTCACTCCCCTCTTCTGCTTCTCCATACCTATTCCCCCTCACTACATGACTTCaggcttttttattattattttttattttatttattttattgccagtGTCTTAGTAATGTATAACTGCTAATAATGCGATGACTGAACTGCAGCTAAACTGAAGTCCGGTAGCATGCTGAACTCCTGTATCCTGACCTGCAGATGTCTTTGAAGAAGTCTCATGGATGCTGAAGTAGTTGGTTTTGGtctttaaaatttaatgaatCTGTTTTGTTTGAAGTTTATGCAACATATTCCCTCCTCAGTTATCATGCGTCCTCCCCTTCTAGAACGTATGCTCATTGGATCTGATCGTTTGGTTTATTGGCAGTGTTTTTTCAGATCTAAACTTTCCTCTTGTGAGTCCATGATTATGTGGATCATTTTTTTCTAACTAAAATGACCAGAGAATTCTTAGTTTTGCTGAATGTGTTCAAGTTCCATCTTAAGATGTACAATTCTGTTCAATACTTCAATACTTTTCAGCAcagctgtttaaatattttggagATTCTTTTGCTGTTGAAAAGAGGCCTCAAACTATGTTTTCCATctcttaaatgcatttatttttctttgggtACAAGGGGATTGTAAATCTAAAAAATAAGGTTCACTTGTTGGTAgttattgaataaataattagaatgagcatttttgttgaaaacaaTAGTTCtgtattaaatgttttctttttttattcatatttgataTGATCCTGTTCAGTATTTTAATAAAGACCAAATGCTTTAATTGCTGTGGTCTAATGTACAGGTCCCTGAATGGTAAGTTTTGCAGGAGACAATAATTTTGAGGGCCCAACATGAATGCTACTGCAAAATACACGCAGGCCAACATACGATTTATGAAATGGAATTTGTGGTGTGTGTCAATTCTTTGTCTGTactcagacatttttttaatggaaattctTTAAATTTTGCCTTTTACTGAATGCAGATTTGGCTTATTGCTCCCAGGGACCACATTATGATTTTAACCTCAAAAAGACATTGTATGCCACAAAGTGAATtatatgaaatgaaagcattgGTTGCCTGAACAGATCTGCCTGAAAAGGCATAACAATAGGAGCGttctttagccgcgtttccaccaaaattacccggaactttcagtcccaggaactactatACCAGGAACTagaaggttccttcagccaatggttgtctgcgtttccaccggggtctaaagtaccgcgaagattaggcaaattagcccactgacgttgtcgtcgggccatctgtcatatgatttcttctgtaaccccaaactaccaccgaagtagcctacattattttctaataaccgggacagcccggaggggtttattccacttatatacaacgggttaccaacaatgactaggctatatatggttacttttgtatttattgattttcatatatcctctcaaacacattcattaacagcagaaaacatgcacacgttgtaaacaatttgctgttttattactttctcgtcgtcaattccatataggctaatcgcaaaatgacaagaatagaacgaaaactcggacttgcgtgaaaatgtaaattagtagtggtacagccaccgtttgctttccttcgaagttactgctagccgagcagcgaagtgtgccctccagatgcgaaccatgcaccataaatgagtccatagtcttcctggtcttttcgtgtaattgaaaaatggcagtaaaattgagtaaaattacggcagtctgaaaaagctaaagggaagattactagaatgaacctgttattttacccggataaaaagtgcggatggtgatttccagtttgcttgtactgtatcaccaatgttaattatgcagaactaccgcatacctcacataactgtatcaaacgttttgagtcaattacaacgggctaacaaagaaaatccggaagaaaatattcagcaaccgaattaatccgtttgaatgttttggtagcctacgtaatatgctgtcccagcacgaatgcttagcattttataaaacgaatactaaagcaagaaaagaacagaagagcacacgttataattccaagacgttgacaggctataaccaaaagtaggctactgcgccgcataacatacaagtttgatttgaagttattatgaaaataaattggtttgccgctgcatattttcaaacatggcgggtaatggcggaaaataaatacaacacaaatgctacgagtactcgaccaatcagaaatgttcagcgctgcaagctccacccaaaaggttcctgtactttcggaaagtactaccccccgagcaggaacgttttggggggtaaaacaaagcccccagaactaaatttagaccctagttcctgcggtggaaacgcactgagttcctcaaaaggttcctagttccggggtatagttcctgcggtggaaacgcggcttttgtgaGCACGTCGCGTCTTTTTCAAAACGTGTTTGAAATTAACCattcttttggaagaatggagTGAACGAAATGAAAAACGATTTtagcagaggatggtttcgatccatcgacctctgggttatgggcccagcacgcTTCCGCTGCGCCACTCTGCTGTACGAGGAAAGGGGCTCTCGTATTGTAGTAACATGCCTGCAATCCTGTGtttatacattcattcattcattgaggGCTTGTGGTTCTATCGCTCGTAGTTCCACCTCCAGTAGTTGACGTCCAACCAGCACGCAGTACAAGCATCTTTCTTCTTTCGTGATTGGCTGCCGTACCCGGCTCAGATATCAGTTGTTCTGGAGGACACCCGCGAGGACCGCAAGGAAGAGGGGGTAGCTGAACATTTCTCCTTGTTGGGTTCCATCAAATTCCAAAACGTCTTACGCAATGAggtacatttatcattattatcctACAATTATTTGGCAACTATTTTATGTTTTAGCGAAAGTGTATGGTGACGAATGAATGATCACTAAAGGCGGCGCAGTGTCTAGTCTGAGGTAGGCCTCAAGCCTCCGTGGAGCCAATGTTTGGTTAACGTTAGTAGATCTTGCCGGCCAGTCCGAACACTGCTGCAGTGATTAAAGCAGAGTGTGGTGTTTGAAATTTCACGTGGATGTCGGTTTTTTGATGAGCAAGTTGAATTACTTAAGTCACGATAagaatgtgtgtgactgttttcAATGATTGGCTAATTAGCCTGCTAAGTCTGTGACGCTAGCTAATGAGGCCTAGTGGCTGTTGCACCAGCTCGATTGGAATTGTATCATGCTCATTGGTTGAGTATTTAGTTTTTGTTCTAGtatactagctagctagtttattAATACCATTATTGCACATTCCCATGTAACTCAAACAGTGCGCTGGGGTATTGCAAAATTGTGAACTATCCGTTAGTTATCTAACAGTATCGTATGTGTGGCTAATCAGCTGGGTCGCTTCCATTGACTTTAACCGATTGATCCACTGATTGAGCTGGTGAGGCTAGCTAGTATGTTTATTGTTACCGTAAAGCATTTGTAGTGCCATGTACATCTTGGCGTTTTCCATTTCATTCGTTTCAGTTGTGTTGTAACTCATGATGGAAAACGTCTATTCTTTTTTGTGCTTCCAGAGGCGATCGGGGCCGTGGCCGGGGTGGCCGGTTCGGCTCCCGAGGGGGACTTGCTCAGGGGTAAGTATCTAAAAAACTACTTTGGGCTTTGTCTTTAAATTCGTTACTGAAACAACAGTGAACGAATAACTTCGCTTTAGTTGAAATATATGCTCTAGAAgtattttttcactgttttttggTAGGGTCCTTTACTTCCGTCATATTGTGATCAATTACATGTACAAAAATTACCATTTCATACacgtgtatgtgtttttatgcaTACCTGCATACTCCCCCTTAAATACCGTTTtattgcacaatttttttttttttacaacattctCTTTTCTACTTGTTTCTTTGAATTTCTGTTGTATGTGACCCCAGTTTTTGATGTTGATTGATAATATGCCCGGCAATGAATTGGGATAAGTAAAGATTATTaaattgaattacattttgtgaAGTGAACAGCTGAATTAACTGATGTTTGAAATCTATCTGACTGATACTGGGGGTTGTGTTTCAGGTATCGTCCCTTTGTCCCACACATCCCTTTCGACTTCTACGTGGTGAGAATCTCCCTATTCTTGTTAAACCTGCTGGCCTGCTGTATTTTAAGAGTGTCGACTGTGTTTATAAAAGTGGGTTTTATGTATTCACATTGTTTTTGCAAAGCGGCATTTCCCTTCACTTTAGTCCATTTATGTATTGAATGCGCGCAGTACGTGTTTGATGAAACACGGGGGCTGGTGTATTCTTACAAAGCAGGTCATGCTGTGGGATGTCATTCTTGGCTATTCCATGTAAATTCAGAGAGGCTTTGTTCATACATGGTTAAGTCCAG carries:
- the chtopb gene encoding chromatin target of PRMT1b → MSSPSSQKVVLKSTTKVSLNERFTNMLKNKQPVPVNIRATVQQQHMASARNRRLAQQMEHRPSVQAALQHKQSLKQRLGKSNIQARLGRPVGALRGGAVGRGFPMGGLRGTTRGGIRGRGGTMRGAMSLRGMGQMRGRGGPTLLAVRRGLRHRGGFVGRGGALIVRGTRGGFGGKGVRGRGSFGGWDRGRGQGRGVGRPVVTREQLDNQLDAYMSKTKGHLDAELDAYMAQTDLEGLE